The genome window agtaaaacccaacataatatcatatgaaatgtcataagtgttaaAATCAAGTAaacacgatccttgtccacaacgaccgcgcctccctgtgcaagctccaatacctaacgacctgcaaggcatgtaacagaggatcaacaactagttgagcgagttcacagaaagtagaTGCGTAATAGtgagttcatgagtatcaggtggctctactgggccgatattggttctattggtgggggcttcccatgttatttatccactagactatgcgtaaccataagtgttcttcacaaccgagaacagtagcgcgtatggggtttacgtaggttttacgtaagtatccttcacaaccgaggataggagtacgcgggggtttacgtaggttttacgtaagtgcctgacacaaccgaggcagtagtgagtataagttcacgtaggttttacgtgagtgtccttcgcaacctgaggacagtgagtagcataagtatacgtaggttttacgtatgtgtcctgcacaaccgaggacgatggtatggtagtctagtacaAGTATGAttctattcaaccttatttcttcaatcccattcccaagccctgggaatccaatgccttagtaagggtgtgaactcaccttggtttgctcggtatgctaagtatgtgctcaaagtttatcaatcaagtcctaaagtacgtacgtatacataatcagtttataatCACGAAGTTGGCACGTAGGTATAATCATAGTGAACATCGCATCAATAAGCACCGAGTATCACATTGCACGTATTCGTAGTCATATAAGTATTGTTTCatacttaacagcagttaaatatctcagttaacttctaacatagttaagtcaggttactgtgcaaagtattcaagtcggcgaaacacagattggcgaaacacattctatTTCGTCAATCACTCTTTGGCGAAACAAAGTTCCGTTTCGTCAActatccttggcgaaacacattctgtttcgccgagagttctgtttcgtcaaacagATCAGTTACGTCAAAGATGTACAACAGTTACAATATcatcacagaaaaccctaatcatctacagtcgtttcatcatcatcaatcatacAGACATCACCAAGGCAAATCAACACAATATGCTTATCCTCAttccttttatcacttcaatggCCGACCATATATAATCACCTCAATAGGTGATTGGACCAATTTATGACATGTTATATTTATTAAAACAATATGTCGATCATCATCACATCAGCCACAATCCCTAGCTTTAAAACGTGTGCACATAATCATGTTTCTGACAAAACCATGTGATGATCTTCCATCTTTGATTCACTTTAGTTGGTTTAACGTGGTTATCATGTATCACATATACATCGGAATTAATATCACATGAACCTTAACTCACAATTCACAAATCTCACATATAATTGGGCCGCACAATAGGCTAACACTCATCACATCCATTCACGTGACCTGTTATGTGTCAATGACTTTTACATTGTGCAATCATCATCATTACAGTTTTTATTACATAACAAACCCTAACatgaacaatcatcatcatcgatcatcAATAACATTCATCATACAAGAATTAATATACTGCAcatgataaaaatatatatatcaatcAACTTCAAGCATGTCCTCGGCTAATATGTAACACACATCAACAAGCATCACAGTCGATATGCACGAGTAATATTCTAATAACTGTTTTAAAACATATAATCTGATAATGATTAGCAGTAACCACGATGGTTCTTTGAGGGTCTCGCAGTCACAAGATTGTCGTCGGTAGGGGAGGGGCTCTAGGGTTTGAGAATTTGGCAACCGTTCCCCATGTACATAACCTAAACTAATATATAATTACGCATAAGGGTTTGGGCCTATACTGGGCTTTGCGGTgaactgggccggcgaaacacttctgtttcgtcgaattGTTTTATGGTTTACTAGTCTAGGTTGTTCGAACAGTATACAAGATAAACACTTTAATCACATTACATGCATAACACATCAAATCAAATCGACATTCCAGCATATAATTCTCAACATATAGTTTAGTGTGTATAATTACAAGGCAAGTAAGCAAACAGCTAAACAGTCAaccgtgcaataaatgcgaaagtggaatctcggaaactcgagttgtcacattatccccaacttgaaagaaatttcgtcccgaaatttggtacgcactcactgaggaagctgggtaagttatattgttcactgattttcctggggtgtcacatcctccccccgttgatctggaatttcgtcccgaaattccgcagtagtagcttcagcctcagtagtggttgcattggttccgaataactggggatacttttctgtcatttgatcttcgcgttcccaggtgtactctgggccacgaagggagttccaacgaacgcgaacaagagggattctcttgtttttgaggaccttaacatcccggtccgtgatttcaactggctcctcgacgaactgcaaccgctcgtcgatagtgagttccttaataggaactatgagggtctcatctgacaggcatttcTTCAAATTCGACACGttaaagacattgtgaactgcaccgagttcagctggtaagtttagtctgtaggccacagtgcctattctttcagtgatttcgaacggtctaacataccgtggattgagcttgcctcgtttaccaaaacgaaccacacccttccagggtgagactttgagtagcactcgatccccaacttggaactcgagcggttttctacgttgatcagcgtagcttttctggcgatcacgagctgccgccatgcgttgtcgtatctgtgctattcgttcggtagcgtcaactaccatttctggacctgtaatctgactatctcccacctctgcccaacagagaggtgaccggcatttacgaccgtacaatgcctcgaatggagcggcttgtatgctggtgtggtaactgttgttgtatgagaactccactaacgggaggtgtttttcccagctgttgccgaaatcgataacacacgcccgaagcatgtcttctaatgtttgaatagtgcgctcagactgcccatccgtctgagggtgataagctgtactcatatctaaacgagagccaaaagctttgtgcattgcttgccataattctgaagtgaatcgtgcatcccgatccgaaatgatggaggtgggcaccccgtgcctcgaaacaacttctttaagatagatgtctgcgagagtggagaacttatccgtttcctttatagccaggaagtgtgcagacttggtgagtcgatccacgatcacccatatagtatcgttcccacgctgggatctaggcagaccagtaacgaaatccatggaaatttcttcccatttccattgtggtatcctgggttgttgcagtaggcctgagggtttctggtactctgtcttgactctcgcacaagtcaaacatttgccgacgtaaattgcaatgtgggccttcatgctaggccaccaatatgtagttctaatatcgtggtacattttatccgaacctggatgtaccgagtagcgagacttatgagcttcatccatcacaagttcgcgtagaccaccataaagtgggacccaaatacgccccgttacatagtaggcaccgtcttccttttgttccattcgttgccttgagccgcgtaaagcttcagcctttacattttctggtttcaatgcttccacctgagcatctcgtatttgtgcaggaagactagactgtaTCGTAAGccgtagcgctcgcacgcgcttaggtagtgtgtcctttcgactgagggcgtcagccacaacattggctttgcctggatggtacttgatggcgcattcataatcgttcaaaagttcgacccatcttcgttgacgcatgttcaaatttttttgcttaaggatatgctcgagacttctgtgattggtgtaaattgtgcacttggtaccgtacagatagtgtcgccatatcctaagtgcgaaaacaacagctcccagctctagatcgtgcgtcgtgtaattccgttcgtgaaccttgagttgccgcgatgcgtaagcaatgaccttgtcgcgctgcattaacacacatccaagaccctggatgcatcacagtataccacgaaatcgtctgtgccttctggcaatgagaggataggtgcactgcaaagtctatcctttaggtgctgaaaagcagtttcctgcgtgttgccccaacggtatgtgacacccttctgtgtcagtagtgtaagctgctgggcaatctttgagaaatccttgataaaccgtctgtagtatcccgccaaacccaagaattggcgtatttccgttggtgtacgtggtgcaggccagttcctgatcgaatctaccttggatggatagacatgaatcccatccctgtttaccacgtggcctagaaagtggacttcacgaagccagaagtcacatttcgaaaacttagcgtgcAGCTGTttctttcgaagaagttccaagataagacgtaagtgctgctcatgttcctcctgactcttggagtagatcagaatgtcgtcgataaagacaattacaaacttgtctagatagggtttgcacaccctgttcataaggtccataaatacggccggtgcgttcgttaacccgaacggcatgacaagaaactcgtagtggccgtagcgagttctgaatgcggttttggagacgtcctcatcccggactctcagctgatgatacccagaccttagatcaatcttggagtagtaacacgacccttgcaactggtcgaataagtcgtctatgcgcggaagaggataacggttcttcaccgtcaccttgttgagttcccgatagtctatgcacatcctgaaggtaccgtccttctttctcacgaataacactagagctccccaaggcgaagagcttggacgaataaagcccttttccaagagctcttgtagttgctttgacagttcttccagttctgacgaagctaaacgatatggtgcgcgagctatgggtgctgctcctggagcgagctcgatttgaaatttgacctgacgatgaggcggtagaccaggtaagtcttcaggaaacacctgaggaaattcgcgtaccactggaatatcctctattcttttctctttcgtagctgcatcagtaactagtgccaaaatggcagggtgaccctttcgcaaacatttctgggccttcaggaaagagatgatgccaaccactgcaccactcttgtcgccttgaacttcaagaggttccttacccggtcgaggaatacgaatgatcttctccttacataggatctctgcttgctgcttggacaaccaatccatgccaatgacgatgtcgaaactacccagaactataggaatgaggtcgatggagaaggtctgaccagcgaggataagattacaaccctgaactatgtgtgtagcttctagacttttaccatttgctagttctacgacatgtttggtgtttaggggtgttggtgtacgttttaacaatttactcattttcaaagacatataactcgtatccgcacccgaatcaaacaaaacagtaacataaatatcgtcgaggagatacttacccataactacgttgggatcatttctggcatcaccctgccccaacacaaatgcacgaccccttgcttcattgccgttgttgttcccaccattgttgttgttgccatttccctggttgttgttgttattgttgttgttgttctggttcctgtttagctgaggacagtgccttttgaagtgtccttctgcaccacaatgaaaacatcccttgttgccctgttgctgattctgttgcgcttgtggctgctgctgattctggttcgcaggccgagggcttctacaatccttggcctcatgacccatcttgaggcatctttgacagcgacccttgttacactggccactgtggtgtctgttacagttgttacactttggaaggttccctcgatatccaccctgcctgtgactgcctgaagattgctgactgggaccctgataactgtcagtctttcgctgctgaacctgtgactgaactgaaacTGATCccttactggaatccccatcccattttctcttgttgtcactgggagtagcaagtgtagcagaagtagtagcggtagcagtagcgctgatacgtttaggcagcctattctgagtatcaggtggctctactgggccgatattggttctattggtgggggcttcccatgttatttatccactagactatgcgtaaccataagtgttcttcacaaccgagaacagtagcgcgtatggggtttacgtaggttttacgtaagtatccttcacaaccgaggataggagtacgcgggggtttacgtaggttttacgtaagtgcctgacacaaccgaggcagtagtgagtataagttcacgtaggttttacgtgagtgtccttcgcaacctgaggacatgagtagcataagtatacgtaggttttacgtatgtgtcctgcacaaccgaggacgatggtatggtagtctagtacaAGTATGattctattcaaccttattccttcaatcccattcccaagccctgggaatcccgtgccttagtaagggtgtgaactcaccttggtttgctcggtatgctaagtatgtgctcaaagtttatcaatcaagtcctaaagtacgtacgtatacataatcagtttataatCACGAAGTTGGCACGTAGGTATAATCATAGTGAACATCGCATCAATAAGCACCGAGTATCACATTGCACGTATTCGTAGTCATATAAGTATTGTTTCatacttaacagcagttaaatatctcagttaacttctaacatagttaagtcaggttactgtgcaaagtattcaagtcggcgaaacacagattggcgaaacacatttctATTTCGTCAATCACTCTTTGGCGAAACAAAGTTCCGTTTCGTCAActatccttggcgaaacacattctgtttcgccgagagttctgtttcgtcaaacagATCAGTTACGTCAAAGATGTACAACAGTTACAATATcatcacagaaaaccctaatcatctacagtcgtttcatcatcatcaatcatacAGACATCACCAAGGCAAATCAACACAATATGCTTATCCTCAttccttttatcacttcaatggCCGACCATATATAATCACCTCAATAGGTGATTGGACCAATTTATGACATGTTATATTTATTAAAACAATATGTCGATCATCATCACATCAGCCACAATCCCTAGCTTTAAAACGTGTGCACATAATCATGTTTCTGACAAAACCATGTGATGATCTTCCATCTTTGATTCACTTTAGTTGGTTTAACATGGTTATCATGTATCACATATACATCGGAATTAATATCACATGAACCTTAACTCACAATTCACAAATCTCACATATAATTGGGCCGCACAATAGGCTAACATTCATCACATCCATTCACGTGACCTGTTATGTGTCaatgacttgtacattgtgcaatCATCATCATTACAGTTTTTATTACATAACAAACCCTAACatgaacaatcatcatcatcgatcatcAATAACATTCATCATACAAGAATTAATATACTGCAcatgataaaaatatatatatcaatcAACTTCAAGCATGTCCTCGGCTAATATGTAACACACATCAACAAGCATCACAGTCGATATGCACGAGTAATATTCCAATAACTGTTTTAAAACATATAATCTGATAATGATTAGCAGTAACCACGATGGTTCTTTGAGGGTCTCGCAGTCACAAGATTGCCGTCGGTAGGGGAGGGGCTCTAGGGTTTGAGAATTTGGCAACCGTTCCCCATGTACATAAATAATGCCCCacaatgcccacatccccactaaacccattttagaaaacgcttcataatgccccattgctgactggattgccacatggcgcaaaacgcccaagaGTAGAGGCattaccactacgcatggtctaagaccacccgtagtggtgtAAAATCTGACGTGATTCTCCGCCAAACACGCCCAACAACGCCCCCATCGCACCCCCTAGGCGTTTTTCGgcctttttttttcaaaaaaaacctCCCCAACGTTGTTTAAAAAACGCTTGAATGTGCACATCTTTCAAAAAAGGACCGTTGTCTAAcggtaaaaaaataataaatttaattttcaattttaattaAAATCCCTCTTTATCCCTATAAAATACCTCACTTTCACccaaattttataaaattacatactTTCTCTCTTCCTTTCTCTCTATTCCTtcaaacttttataaaattatttaCCATGCATCCCTTCCTACCCCCGTTCGGTGTTCCGTCAAGACCCGGGAACCCAAACACATATCGCCCAAATACCACCCAAGCGCAACAAAACTTTAACTTTCAAGAGATGGATCCGACTTTGTTATCCTACGGGGCTTACCTTAGCGGCTCAAATCCTTTTTTTCCAAGCCCTTACGGCGTTGCCCAACCGGGCGGTTCGCAACCACCCCAAGAACAAGCCGAACCCGAAGTGGATACGGTGtcggagacgcaacccgaactCGATCACGAGACATCTAAACGCGGTAGAAGGTCGCACAAAAAAAAAGAAACGGACGCTCCTCGTCGTAAGGGAAGTTACCTTGTTTGGACAAAAGACGAGGAATACGCGTTGGCTCGGGCGTGGCTGAACGTTTCGGAGGACTCCGAAGTTAGTAAGTGTTATAAAACTATTAGTCggctttattttttaaataactaTCTTTcgcttattattatttttttaacgtatcacttattttttatattttttgtagcAAACTATCAAACTTCTCCAACATTTTGGATCAAAATTTGTGAGCTTTTTTTTTAATGCGATGGGAAAAGGTGAATATCGAGACAACGATTCGATATCTAGCAAATGGACTGATTTGAACCATAAATGTCACCAATTCCAAGAAGTTTATCAACGAACGAAGGATAATTGGCCGAGCAGAGGAGGTGATGTCGATATTTTAACGAGGGCTATGGAAGAGTACGACAAAACAAGAGTCGTTTTCACGTACTATAGATGTTGGGAGCTTCTAAAAAATAGTCCAAAGTGGGCTAACGTACCGACcatgacgtctagtagtagacgtAAAGCTAAACGGTCGAAAACGTCATCCTCGGTTGACCCGGAAACACCGACTTCCGATGCGCGCACCGTCGACTTAAATGTTATTTTGGacgatgatgaggaagatgaagagTTGTCCCGACCGCCCGGTAGAAGAGAAGAAAAAAAACCGGGAAAAAAACCGGTAGAGTCGTCTTCCAATAATCTCGAGTTGAAGGGAGATTTTGAGGAGATGAACCAACGTCTCCAAGACATTCGAGACCTCGGTCACAAGCGTTGGGAGACTATGCAAGAACGACTCatcgaaaacaaaaaatttaaCGAGATGCAAGCGGCAAGGCAAACAGAAAAGGACATAGACTTTTTGTCCAAACCGATCGATCACCTCCAAGGCGACGCGTTAATCGTTGCGCAAATGCACCGCCAAAAACTTCGAGAAAAATACGGCCTTTAGAttatcatctttttattttttattttttattttttagtaatGTTCCTTTTTTATTTCcgg of Helianthus annuus cultivar XRQ/B chromosome 1, HanXRQr2.0-SUNRISE, whole genome shotgun sequence contains these proteins:
- the LOC110933061 gene encoding uncharacterized protein LOC110933061, whose protein sequence is MDPTLLSYGAYLSGSNPFFPSPYGVAQPGGSQPPQEQAEPEVDTVSETQPELDHETSKRGRRSHKKKETDAPRRKGSYLVWTKDEEYALARAWLNVSEDSEQTIKLLQHFGSKFVSFFFNAMGKGEYRDNDSISSKWTDLNHKCHQFQEVYQRTKDNWPSRGGDVDILTRAMEEYDKTRVVFTYYRCWELLKNSPKWANVPTMTSSSRRKAKRSKTSSSVDPETPTSDARTVDLNVILDDDEEDEELSRPPGRREEKKPGKKPVESSSNNLELKGDFEEMNQRLQDIRDLGHKRWETMQERLIENKKFNEMQAARQTEKDIDFLSKPIDHLQGDALIVAQMHRQKLREKYGL